A single Paenibacillus sp. FSL R5-0517 DNA region contains:
- a CDS encoding SMI1/KNR4 family protein translates to MTNSGVSQFLKILISQVENENSLNVLRGDGELYKAKFVFHKPALQNDIHALENKHQIKLPQDIIEFLKISNGASLFDTGDGESLVVYSVKEMDEEADFYSPDIAPGLFPLIKYAGGTIFFASQKDKRNLFLGSSGSDFDYLGLTFAELLEYFIRSNGNYFWEWTPLLACRTLDEEEVKFKDWLEL, encoded by the coding sequence ATGACTAATTCTGGAGTCAGTCAGTTTCTTAAGATTCTGATTTCACAAGTGGAAAATGAAAATTCTTTAAATGTGCTTCGAGGAGATGGAGAGCTCTATAAGGCGAAATTTGTTTTTCATAAGCCTGCTCTTCAAAATGATATCCATGCGCTTGAAAACAAACATCAAATAAAGCTGCCACAAGATATTATTGAGTTTCTTAAAATAAGTAATGGTGCTTCATTGTTTGATACTGGCGATGGTGAATCGCTGGTTGTATATAGCGTAAAGGAAATGGATGAAGAAGCCGATTTTTATTCTCCAGATATTGCTCCAGGATTATTCCCCTTGATTAAATATGCGGGAGGCACGATATTTTTTGCTTCTCAGAAGGATAAAAGAAATTTGTTCTTAGGATCATCTGGATCAGATTTTGATTATTTGGGTCTCACCTTTGCTGAATTATTAGAATACTTTATACGAAGCAATGGGAATTATTTTTGGGAGTGGACTCCTTTGCTCGCATGTAGGACTCTTGATGAAGAAGAAGTTAAGTTTAAAGATTGGCTTGAATTATAA
- a CDS encoding copper amine oxidase: MKKVAYIAMGFLLGVVFMTAGAAFADQLKSLIGKKVTGEYTVIVNGSKLSDKGAVIDSKANVPARALSEALGADVSVSGKVITITSVEGSNDTNDSYNSNTTNSQTNKYIGGTKSSLNQLRDSTVNNVIAPLKKARETTASALEELKSIGNEDALKVSEQRLSEYDSEIAKYEAELKLIDEALNLADK, encoded by the coding sequence ATGAAAAAGGTTGCTTATATTGCTATGGGTTTCTTGCTCGGAGTAGTTTTCATGACAGCGGGAGCCGCATTTGCAGATCAGTTAAAATCTCTAATAGGTAAAAAAGTAACTGGAGAATACACAGTTATCGTTAATGGATCAAAGTTATCGGATAAAGGAGCGGTAATTGATAGCAAGGCTAATGTACCGGCTCGCGCTTTGTCCGAAGCACTAGGAGCTGATGTTTCTGTGAGCGGAAAAGTAATAACAATTACTTCTGTGGAAGGAAGTAATGATACAAATGACAGTTACAACTCTAACACCACTAATTCTCAGACAAATAAATATATTGGCGGAACTAAATCAAGCTTGAATCAATTGAGAGATAGCACTGTTAACAATGTTATTGCCCCACTAAAAAAAGCCAGAGAAACAACTGCTTCAGCTTTAGAAGAGTTGAAAAGCATAGGGAACGAAGATGCGCTTAAAGTATCGGAGCAACGACTTTCAGAGTATGATTCTGAAATTGCCAAGTACGAAGCAGAATTAAAGCTAATTGACGAAGCTCTGAATTTGGCTGACAAATAA
- a CDS encoding HNH endonuclease, which yields MIKIIRTSPPHQFDSEKVKRLTQEYINTKRNVWNLEYIKSALLDMSNSKCIFCECKLGEESKYIEVEHFHPKSLYPEEVLSWTNLLPICKRCNGLKRDHDTKINPIINPTVDEPKDHLFIKDYRYRGLNDIGKRTIKVLQLNDSDRLVLPRFKIGDAIAAAIESLVKVKDKINMDTKVEDENELIGKLRNLLVSCQPDSEYSTVCSYALLTDENYFEVKDYLVSQGLWDLELERLETVSLQHSLIREKIT from the coding sequence ATGATAAAAATAATAAGAACATCGCCACCACATCAATTTGACTCAGAAAAAGTTAAGCGGTTAACTCAAGAGTATATAAATACCAAAAGAAATGTGTGGAATCTTGAATACATTAAAAGTGCTCTATTAGACATGTCTAATAGTAAGTGCATTTTTTGTGAATGCAAGCTAGGCGAAGAGAGTAAATATATTGAGGTTGAACATTTCCACCCGAAGTCTCTGTATCCAGAAGAGGTTCTTTCGTGGACAAATTTACTACCGATTTGTAAAAGATGCAACGGTTTAAAAAGAGATCATGATACTAAGATAAATCCAATTATTAATCCTACTGTTGATGAGCCTAAGGATCACCTGTTTATAAAGGACTATCGATACAGAGGATTAAATGATATAGGAAAGAGGACTATAAAAGTTCTTCAACTTAATGATTCTGATCGTCTTGTGTTACCAAGATTTAAGATAGGAGACGCTATAGCAGCGGCAATAGAGTCTTTAGTTAAAGTTAAGGATAAAATAAATATGGATACGAAAGTAGAAGATGAGAATGAGTTGATTGGTAAACTTAGAAACCTGCTTGTTTCCTGCCAGCCTGATTCCGAATATAGTACTGTCTGTTCATATGCTTTGTTAACAGATGAAAATTACTTTGAAGTTAAAGACTACCTTGTTAGTCAAGGGCTTTGGGATTTGGAGTTAGAAAGGCTAGAAACGGTAAGTCTACAACATTCATTGATTAGAGAAAAAATTACTTAG
- a CDS encoding YolD-like family protein, which produces MRSRLKYNGLYDTSRMIMPGHREAWLAQCEQQKRRGKPELDDQEMQRISEVLVDSYNRSSNVELILFNPFFEEPISGVAVGLNSARCEIKMMLEDWVSLAEIVSVN; this is translated from the coding sequence ATGCGTAGCAGACTGAAGTATAACGGGTTGTATGATACATCCAGAATGATTATGCCTGGACATAGAGAGGCATGGTTGGCTCAGTGTGAGCAACAGAAGAGACGTGGTAAGCCGGAACTGGACGATCAGGAAATGCAACGGATCAGTGAAGTACTTGTTGACTCTTATAATAGAAGTAGTAATGTTGAATTGATATTATTTAACCCTTTCTTCGAAGAGCCGATATCAGGAGTAGCTGTGGGATTAAACTCAGCACGGTGTGAAATAAAGATGATGTTGGAGGATTGGGTTTCTTTAGCCGAAATTGTCTCTGTTAATTAA
- a CDS encoding ATP-dependent DNA ligase, translating to MFISPMLLATAPGPFSHSEFIFEPKVDGHRLIYSQQAGEVRLFTRHNNDCTRQYPELLLPFDSDIILDGEVACTDPETGLNDFEAVMSRFSTKQASKITQLTHKLPATFDILFFQGRDLRKLPLMERKMILHNLSLPSSNFGAVPHIEGAGEELYTQIETIGMEGVVGKRKDSQYISRRSKDWLKVINWSYADVYITGYKKFEFGWLAAVPDPTERMRPVGIIEHGPSPKHKQAFRGVCQQLMTGEDKNHVYLEPRIQARVKMRSWTKSGLLRIPVFDQFIV from the coding sequence ATGTTTATCAGTCCTATGTTATTAGCAACAGCACCGGGCCCCTTCTCACATTCAGAATTCATTTTTGAACCTAAAGTTGACGGTCACCGGTTGATATATTCTCAACAAGCCGGAGAAGTCCGGCTATTCACTCGCCACAACAACGACTGTACCCGTCAGTACCCGGAATTACTTCTGCCGTTTGACTCTGATATTATCTTGGACGGCGAGGTCGCTTGCACTGATCCAGAGACAGGGCTTAACGACTTTGAAGCAGTCATGAGTAGATTCAGCACAAAGCAGGCCAGCAAGATAACGCAGCTCACTCATAAACTGCCTGCCACATTTGATATTCTTTTCTTCCAAGGACGAGATCTACGTAAGCTACCTCTTATGGAACGCAAGATGATCCTACACAATCTATCTCTTCCTTCCTCTAACTTTGGAGCTGTGCCTCATATAGAAGGCGCTGGAGAGGAGTTATACACTCAGATAGAGACTATCGGTATGGAAGGCGTAGTTGGAAAGCGCAAAGACAGCCAGTACATTAGCAGGCGGTCCAAGGATTGGTTGAAGGTTATTAACTGGTCATATGCTGACGTGTACATTACCGGATACAAAAAATTCGAATTCGGGTGGCTTGCTGCTGTTCCAGATCCAACTGAAAGGATGCGCCCAGTAGGGATCATTGAGCATGGTCCAAGTCCCAAACATAAGCAGGCTTTCCGCGGAGTGTGCCAGCAGCTTATGACTGGAGAGGACAAGAATCACGTTTACCTGGAACCACGTATACAAGCCAGGGTCAAAATGCGGAGCTGGACCAAATCGGGCTTACTGCGTATACCTGTATTTGATCAATTTATTGTCTGA
- a CDS encoding HNH endonuclease signature motif containing protein, with protein MKQLLRKNFALLLALALMLGLFPNSISAEEDSNPNINENAISSEIDLDPVVDRDLVDDFKENSDVPDIYGTTPETTYTFEVNGETIQPGESIYIYSSPDMQQPLISTEANLAEVPATSKVSPAAVGVNSIGIQPVLNPQGGTSKITAGLGVTKVVGSKPVLVGVNYVLKKAMTKGGTPQVISRTSDNITFPGLGSSTQKNIALSGVGYYSVTFEVSVHYPKEIVPLVSSSSTLLLSKTARPWPGDYVDPVSGKRITDPVSLTWAKTSTPVNWTDKERKPFRQWYQTTYNVPNYNWDLVDIHHIRPKEFGGTNDNSNLIPLSKNVHKLYTSFFAGYK; from the coding sequence ATGAAACAACTATTAAGAAAGAACTTCGCCTTGTTATTAGCTTTAGCACTCATGCTGGGACTTTTCCCTAATTCAATTAGTGCAGAAGAAGATAGTAATCCAAATATCAACGAGAATGCTATTTCATCTGAAATAGACCTTGATCCTGTTGTTGATCGTGATCTCGTTGATGATTTCAAGGAAAATAGTGATGTTCCTGACATTTACGGTACAACTCCAGAAACTACTTATACATTTGAAGTAAATGGAGAAACAATTCAACCAGGTGAGAGTATTTATATTTATTCCTCGCCTGATATGCAACAGCCGTTAATTTCAACAGAAGCAAATTTAGCAGAAGTACCTGCAACATCAAAAGTTTCTCCTGCTGCAGTGGGAGTAAATTCAATTGGTATTCAACCTGTTTTGAACCCACAGGGAGGCACAAGCAAGATTACTGCTGGGTTGGGCGTTACAAAGGTAGTCGGTTCCAAACCTGTCTTAGTAGGTGTAAACTACGTTCTAAAAAAAGCTATGACTAAAGGAGGTACGCCACAAGTCATATCTAGAACCTCTGATAACATCACATTCCCAGGGCTTGGATCGTCGACTCAGAAAAACATCGCTTTATCAGGTGTAGGTTATTACTCGGTTACTTTTGAAGTAAGTGTGCACTACCCAAAAGAAATAGTTCCTTTGGTATCTTCGTCTTCAACGCTACTACTTAGTAAAACGGCTCGCCCTTGGCCTGGGGACTATGTTGACCCTGTATCAGGAAAAAGAATTACAGACCCAGTTAGTTTGACTTGGGCAAAAACCTCTACTCCTGTAAATTGGACTGATAAAGAACGCAAACCATTTAGACAGTGGTACCAAACAACGTACAACGTACCCAATTATAATTGGGATTTAGTTGATATACATCATATCAGACCTAAAGAGTTTGGTGGCACCAATGATAATAGTAACTTAATCCCGTTAAGCAAAAATGTCCATAAACTTTATACATCTTTCTTTGCTGGATATAAGTAA
- a CDS encoding SOS response-associated peptidase, translating into MCGRFTIIDPIDAIMDRYYASIADGFEYKPNYNAAPMQFIPTIIGSKDGNRLGSLRWGLVPVWAKDDKIGNKMINARAETIAEKPAFKRLISSKRCIIPTNGFYEWRKEGTAKQPMRILMKDDRIFSLAGLYDTWTDPDGNKLSTCTIITTEPNSLMEDIHNRMPVILRPEDEAEWLGRDNDNIQSLLGLLKPYQASEMRAYEVPKEVGNVRNNSVELLEELN; encoded by the coding sequence ATGTGCGGAAGATTTACAATTATTGATCCCATAGACGCTATAATGGACAGGTACTATGCATCTATAGCTGATGGCTTTGAGTACAAACCTAATTACAATGCAGCACCCATGCAGTTCATTCCTACGATCATCGGCAGCAAAGACGGTAATCGATTGGGTTCTCTCCGATGGGGACTTGTACCCGTTTGGGCCAAGGATGACAAGATCGGGAATAAGATGATCAACGCCCGGGCCGAGACGATTGCGGAAAAGCCAGCCTTTAAACGTCTGATCAGTTCTAAGAGGTGCATCATACCAACGAACGGGTTTTATGAGTGGCGTAAGGAAGGAACGGCAAAGCAGCCAATGCGCATCTTGATGAAGGATGACCGTATATTCTCGCTTGCCGGCCTGTACGATACTTGGACAGATCCGGATGGAAACAAACTGAGCACATGCACTATAATTACAACTGAACCAAATAGCCTGATGGAAGACATCCACAACCGCATGCCGGTTATCCTGCGTCCTGAGGATGAGGCTGAGTGGCTTGGAAGAGATAATGATAATATTCAATCACTACTTGGCTTGCTCAAGCCGTATCAAGCTTCTGAGATGAGAGCATATGAGGTGCCAAAGGAAGTTGGAAATGTGCGGAATAACTCAGTGGAATTATTGGAAGAATTAAACTAG
- a CDS encoding phage holin family protein, with protein MDWSIVFSLIDPKLFVVLAACWVLGIGIKRIPKIPDWTIVFIVTAFAIVITSWTLGWSPESLIQGILVGAFAVFGNQVIKQAKKGTEQS; from the coding sequence ATGGACTGGAGTATTGTATTTTCACTTATTGATCCTAAGTTATTCGTTGTATTGGCTGCATGCTGGGTCCTTGGTATTGGCATAAAACGTATCCCGAAGATTCCGGACTGGACCATTGTTTTCATCGTGACTGCATTCGCTATTGTTATTACAAGTTGGACGCTTGGCTGGTCTCCTGAATCGCTTATTCAAGGGATATTGGTTGGAGCATTTGCGGTGTTCGGTAACCAGGTGATTAAGCAAGCGAAGAAAGGAACTGAACAGTCATGA
- a CDS encoding peptidoglycan recognition family protein, with product MISKGNFLLLEPSDFKGWLDKQKITRSIDKLQVHHTAAPNYSTRQMINGVAKQDIWKCLEGMRTFHLSQGWSATGQNITVLEDGRIAISLDRDLNKTPAGIKGANTGALCIEIIGNFDQDGDTMSTAQKHSVIHLYACLAFKLNIPIDTSHIVYHAWYTSSGAWLGDYEKGKSSKTCPGTKFFGDGNTRSAAERGFIPAVKTEIKQIKEGDGYPMTSEEKKQMEELKATVESQAKWIAAQKAKENMECPKWAESAYEYYKDSMSDKTGSYDLWRHLVISYRKEKTKV from the coding sequence ATGATCTCAAAAGGCAATTTCTTGTTACTTGAGCCATCCGATTTTAAAGGGTGGCTCGACAAACAGAAGATAACAAGAAGCATAGATAAGCTCCAGGTCCATCATACGGCTGCACCCAATTATTCTACCCGTCAGATGATTAACGGAGTAGCCAAACAGGATATCTGGAAATGTCTTGAGGGAATGAGGACCTTCCATTTGTCACAGGGCTGGTCTGCTACAGGACAAAACATAACTGTGCTTGAGGATGGGCGTATTGCTATCAGTTTGGATCGGGATCTCAATAAAACGCCTGCTGGAATCAAAGGGGCCAATACAGGTGCTTTGTGCATAGAGATCATAGGCAACTTTGATCAAGACGGAGATACGATGAGTACTGCACAGAAACACTCTGTAATCCACCTATACGCCTGTCTCGCGTTCAAGCTAAACATACCTATTGATACATCACATATCGTGTATCACGCCTGGTATACCTCATCTGGAGCATGGTTAGGTGATTATGAGAAAGGTAAGTCCAGCAAGACATGTCCAGGAACCAAATTCTTTGGTGATGGGAATACACGATCTGCTGCGGAACGAGGATTTATTCCTGCTGTCAAAACTGAGATTAAGCAAATTAAGGAAGGGGATGGATATCCGATGACATCAGAAGAAAAGAAACAAATGGAGGAACTCAAGGCTACAGTTGAATCTCAGGCAAAGTGGATCGCGGCTCAGAAGGCTAAGGAGAACATGGAATGTCCTAAATGGGCAGAGTCAGCTTATGAATATTACAAAGATTCCATGTCTGACAAAACGGGGAGTTATGACCTCTGGCGTCATTTAGTCATTTCATATAGGAAAGAGAAGACCAAAGTTTAA
- a CDS encoding fibronectin type III domain-containing protein: MKKNCLAFLTVLLIILLFSQSTTGADSPLSNKVDGMLGFSPPTGTEVKASSEYSTYIAKNVIDGKLKNEWNAGTYRGTVELKFPEAVEFNFVHISTAAQPIRSVTYQIYGLKDGTWTAISPKETQALSERFNTPPPVKVTQGVYEGIKIEGDGGSSWLAIDEITLGSFEYIKLNGSITGTTATLNWNTINDATGYKIQYGTESGKYTDSITVEGKNSSTYKVPNLEFGKTYYFQIVAIFNGVETVISNEVALTINNDNTETPTPEQPKGDRAILVVTMTTGLEKEFDLSMKEVNSFIDWYETKQAGSGKASYAIDKHDNNRGPFKSRKDYILFDRVLTFEVSEY, encoded by the coding sequence ATGAAAAAAAATTGTTTGGCATTTTTGACTGTTCTGCTTATAATTCTGTTGTTTTCTCAATCAACAACAGGAGCGGACTCTCCATTAAGTAATAAGGTAGATGGAATGCTTGGATTTTCTCCACCCACTGGAACTGAAGTAAAGGCAAGTAGCGAGTATTCTACATACATTGCGAAAAATGTGATTGATGGTAAGCTGAAAAACGAATGGAATGCAGGTACATATAGAGGTACCGTTGAACTAAAATTTCCCGAAGCAGTTGAATTTAACTTTGTTCATATTAGCACTGCAGCACAACCGATAAGGTCCGTTACATATCAAATCTATGGATTAAAAGATGGCACCTGGACTGCTATAAGCCCTAAAGAAACCCAAGCACTTTCAGAAAGATTTAATACACCTCCCCCGGTTAAAGTTACGCAAGGAGTATATGAGGGCATAAAGATTGAGGGGGATGGTGGTTCTTCTTGGTTGGCAATCGATGAAATTACATTAGGCAGTTTTGAATATATCAAACTAAATGGTTCTATCACAGGAACTACAGCTACCTTAAATTGGAATACAATTAACGATGCTACAGGATATAAAATTCAATATGGTACTGAGTCAGGAAAATACACAGATTCGATTACAGTAGAAGGTAAAAATAGCTCAACTTATAAAGTACCAAATTTGGAATTCGGTAAAACTTACTACTTCCAAATCGTAGCTATTTTCAATGGAGTAGAAACAGTTATTTCGAATGAAGTAGCATTAACTATAAATAATGATAATACCGAGACACCAACACCGGAACAGCCTAAAGGTGATCGTGCAATCCTTGTCGTGACTATGACTACCGGTCTTGAGAAAGAGTTTGACTTGAGCATGAAAGAAGTAAATAGTTTCATTGATTGGTATGAAACAAAACAAGCAGGAAGCGGAAAAGCATCATACGCGATTGATAAGCATGACAATAACAGAGGTCCGTTCAAGAGCCGTAAAGACTACATCCTGTTTGATCGAGTCCTAACGTTTGAAGTGAGCGAATACTAA
- a CDS encoding AAA family ATPase, with translation MKVESIKIKNINGIKDLTIDMNSHINIICGMNGVGKSTILEVIAQAFSFATSTKLKRNVRADKGSAWVKVDGKQGFFDTLAFLPNDNQREKLDVVGEALKVIYIKEHRVLEHQSLSGITPDEVRDEPNHKHFMINGVNPQTIKTWLANRILFEPQGRFSEAEIFNLNMAKQTFSILDKSVEFSFIDHTTLDIMVKTSRGEIFFEYLSSGYKSLFFILLGIIKEIEFNFNPKVKVTEFNGIILIDEADAHIHPYWQATLIESLRTIFSSAQIIVTTHSPHMIQAAENEELIPLGLDENNEVIRLETINSEYGFKGWTVEEILEDVMGLKETRSNEYINIRKDFENALEDENHENAVKSFEILTKMLHPRSPMRKILEIQLGSLGD, from the coding sequence ATGAAGGTTGAATCAATTAAGATTAAGAATATTAACGGAATCAAAGACTTGACTATAGATATGAACAGCCACATAAATATCATTTGCGGCATGAATGGAGTAGGTAAAAGCACTATACTTGAAGTTATAGCGCAGGCATTTAGTTTTGCTACAAGTACAAAGCTGAAGCGCAATGTAAGAGCTGACAAAGGATCTGCATGGGTGAAAGTTGATGGTAAACAAGGTTTTTTTGATACACTAGCCTTTCTGCCCAATGATAACCAAAGAGAAAAGTTGGATGTTGTAGGTGAAGCTTTAAAAGTAATTTACATAAAAGAACACAGAGTACTTGAACATCAGTCCCTAAGTGGAATCACACCAGATGAGGTAAGAGACGAACCAAATCACAAACATTTCATGATTAACGGAGTTAATCCTCAAACTATAAAAACTTGGTTGGCCAACAGGATTCTCTTCGAGCCACAAGGAAGGTTTAGTGAGGCGGAGATTTTCAATCTTAACATGGCGAAGCAAACCTTTTCAATTCTTGACAAATCTGTAGAGTTCTCGTTTATAGATCACACTACTCTTGATATTATGGTTAAAACATCAAGAGGAGAAATTTTTTTTGAATACCTTTCGTCAGGATACAAGTCTCTGTTCTTTATATTGCTTGGCATAATAAAAGAGATTGAGTTCAATTTCAACCCTAAAGTAAAAGTCACTGAATTTAATGGTATTATATTAATAGACGAGGCAGATGCACACATCCATCCGTATTGGCAAGCAACTCTAATTGAATCTTTAAGGACTATCTTTTCAAGTGCTCAGATAATTGTCACTACTCATAGTCCTCATATGATACAAGCAGCAGAAAACGAGGAATTAATTCCTCTTGGTCTAGATGAAAACAATGAAGTTATTAGGCTTGAAACAATAAACTCAGAGTATGGTTTTAAAGGTTGGACTGTAGAAGAAATATTGGAAGATGTAATGGGCCTTAAAGAAACAAGATCTAATGAATATATCAATATCAGAAAAGATTTTGAGAACGCATTAGAAGATGAAAATCATGAAAATGCGGTTAAATCATTTGAAATTTTAACCAAAATGCTTCATCCAAGAAGTCCGATGAGGAAAATACTCGAAATTCAATTAGGATCTTTGGGTGATTAG
- a CDS encoding hemolysin XhlA family protein: MTDTTLSEVNSVVEETTKVLMGIQVQLARMEKTLEGVPAMAATLEATRDLAKEAMQSTKSAHHRLDKIENAQTWLWRTIATTLIGIAIGAIVLILKTGGV; the protein is encoded by the coding sequence TTGACTGACACAACTTTAAGTGAGGTGAACAGTGTTGTGGAAGAGACTACAAAAGTTCTTATGGGTATCCAAGTTCAATTGGCCCGGATGGAAAAGACACTTGAAGGAGTACCGGCAATGGCTGCCACGTTGGAAGCTACACGGGATCTGGCAAAGGAAGCTATGCAATCCACCAAATCGGCCCATCACAGGCTCGATAAGATTGAGAACGCACAGACCTGGTTGTGGAGGACTATTGCTACGACTCTGATTGGTATAGCTATCGGAGCAATTGTTCTAATTTTGAAAACGGGAGGCGTGTAG
- a CDS encoding kelch repeat-containing protein gives MKKIVLPVLLSLLLVFSLGSSAFASESLEKWEEKNNLPISRGYPHVAIANQTIYLIGGTSSGYTQVKNVYEYNQNDDSWTEKAPMPTARFGAATAVVDDVIYVIGGKSGSSYLNIVEAYNSKTNTWTSKAKLPETRSYTSGISINNKIYVIGGYNSSGSNTKTVYEYDPATDKWSTKSNMPTARSGVGLAVLNGKIYAVGGENGGTTVEIYDPVTDTWETGVPYPEAAIFIGVTELNGNLYGVGGGKPDGSTKINSVYEFNPLKNEWTKKLDMPTKRRPGVVSFNNAIYAIAGEATTSTNKVQVYYPGINEEPTDPTDPTTPVEPSPDPEPSGDRAILVVTMTTGLEKEYDLPMSDINAFLNWYDARDIGIGPAKFAINKYSNNKGPFNIRTDYVIFDKILTFEVSEYTTN, from the coding sequence ATGAAGAAAATTGTTTTACCTGTTTTATTGTCATTGTTATTAGTGTTTAGTCTTGGATCAAGTGCGTTTGCCTCTGAAAGTTTAGAAAAATGGGAAGAGAAAAACAATCTTCCTATTTCAAGAGGTTATCCACACGTAGCTATAGCTAATCAAACCATTTATTTAATTGGAGGTACTTCGTCCGGATATACTCAAGTTAAAAATGTATATGAATATAATCAAAATGATGACTCATGGACTGAAAAGGCTCCTATGCCTACTGCAAGATTCGGAGCAGCAACGGCTGTAGTAGATGATGTGATTTATGTGATCGGCGGTAAAAGTGGATCTTCATATTTGAACATAGTTGAAGCATATAATTCAAAAACTAATACATGGACAAGCAAGGCAAAATTACCTGAGACAAGAAGTTACACTTCTGGAATTTCCATCAATAATAAGATTTATGTTATAGGTGGATACAATAGTTCAGGTTCAAACACAAAGACAGTCTATGAATATGATCCCGCTACAGATAAATGGTCAACAAAGTCAAATATGCCTACTGCTCGATCTGGCGTAGGACTAGCGGTCTTAAATGGAAAAATTTACGCAGTAGGTGGAGAAAATGGAGGTACAACAGTTGAAATCTATGATCCTGTTACAGATACTTGGGAAACTGGCGTACCCTATCCCGAAGCTGCAATATTTATTGGGGTGACAGAACTTAATGGAAACCTATACGGAGTTGGTGGTGGAAAACCTGATGGTTCTACTAAAATAAACTCTGTTTATGAATTTAATCCTCTTAAAAATGAATGGACTAAAAAGTTGGATATGCCCACAAAAAGAAGACCAGGTGTAGTATCATTTAATAATGCTATTTATGCAATAGCAGGTGAAGCAACTACCTCTACTAATAAAGTTCAGGTTTATTACCCCGGCATTAATGAAGAACCGACAGATCCGACGGATCCGACAACGCCTGTGGAACCTAGTCCTGATCCAGAACCGTCAGGTGACCGTGCTATTCTTGTAGTAACAATGACAACAGGATTGGAGAAAGAATACGATCTTCCAATGAGTGATATAAATGCATTTCTCAACTGGTACGATGCTCGTGATATAGGAATTGGCCCAGCTAAATTTGCCATCAATAAATACAGCAACAACAAAGGTCCATTCAACATTCGTACAGATTACGTGATCTTCGATAAGATATTAACGTTTGAAGTAAGTGAATATACGACCAACTAA